In the genome of Anaerolineaceae bacterium oral taxon 439, the window GCTGAGAACCGTCCGGATCGCGCGCCAGAACGCTGTTTCCGGTTTCGCCTTCGACGCGCCGGGCTGGCGGGAATCGGAGACGATCGCGGCGCTGAAAACGCGGATGGGCGGCGACAGCGTGATTGTTTCGAACGAGGAAACGGCGCTGCGGCTGTACCTTGAGCGTCCGATCTGGCAGCTGCGCGAGATTTACGCCGGCGCGGGCGATCCGTTCCCGCCGTCGTTCAGCGACAGAACCGCCGCCACGGGAGATCCGGCGCGGGCGGCGATTCTCGCGCCGGACGGGATCCTCGTCCTTTTCGACAGTTTTGAAGATCAGCTGGCCGAGCTTTACGGCGGAAACGGCGCGGAGCTTGCGAAGCGGCTGACCGAGGGGCTGACGCTCGTTTACGACGGCGGCGACGGGAAGATTTACCGCTTCGACCCGGTTCCATAAAGGCGAAGGCGTTTCTCCTGTCCTGTCGTGAGAACGGGAAGAAAGTCATGAAAAAATAAGGATGTCATCAATTCGGGCGGGCGGACGCTGCTATAGCGCTGGGGTTCCGCTCCGTTTCTTCGAAATTTTCGCGGCTGAAAGACCAAAATACAGGCGTGCGGCGATACGGTTTTGCCTGTGTACCGAAAATATACGGCCGGTTTGAGCCTGCGCGGGTTCTATGCTAAAATTTATTTTGCGCTATATGCAGGGAAATCGGTTATGCGAAACCCTATATATAGCAAAAATGGAAACGCGAAATTGGCCCGGCGCGCTGCGGCTGGCAAGGCGGCGGCGATCGGGATCCTGAGGCTTCGAAACGGGACCGGCGAAAGGGGTTGATCCGATTGGAGGTTCCGGGCGTCATGTTGGATGGGCCGATTTCATAAAGGCGAGTATAATAGAACAAATGTTTGCGCAGATGGTGATTTTGTCTGCGGATTTGATTTCAGGAGAGCGTCAGATGATTTGTCCGTTTTGCGGTGCAGAAAAGACCCGTGTAATCGATACGGGCGAGAAGTGCGACGGCACGGTTGTTCAGCGTCGCCGGCAGTGCGTCAGCTGTAAAAAGCGATTTAATACGTATGAACGTTCCAGCCTTGGAATGCCGATGGTGATCAAGGAGGACGGCTCGCGGCAGACGTTCAGCCGGGATAAGCTGGCGCGCGGGATTCGGATTGCCTGCGCGAAGCGGCCGGTTCCGGCCGGACGGATCGACGCGCTCGTCGACGAGATTGAACGCGATTTACAGAATTCTACCAGACGGGAAATCAACTCCCGGACGATCGGCGACAAGGTCATCGCCGGACTGAAGACGATCGATCCGATCGCCTATATTCGCTACGCGATCGTCTATTTCAAGCTGGACGATTTATCCGCGATTCGGGCTGAAATCGATCGGCTGACTTCCGAAGGTTTATAAACGACAGCGCTTATGGAAAGGTTTGGTGAAGGCAGATGGGAAAATCGGAACTGACCGCTATTCCTCCGCTTCCGGAGGGTTTACCCAGGATCGAGCTGAGCGACAATTCAATTCAAGTTCTGCGGAAGCGTTACCTGCGCCGTGGGGCGAACGACGAACCGGTCGAAACGGTTGACGAGATGTTCTGGCGGGTTGCGTATAATATCGCGGCGGTTGAGGCGAATTACGGCGGCGGCGTCATAGACCGGGCGAAGCAGTTTTATTCGCTGATGACGACGCGGAAATTTTTCCCGAATTCGCCGACGTTTACCGGCGCAGGAACGCCGCTGGGTCAGCTGGCCGCCTGTTTCGTGCTCCCGATCAGCGACGACATGGGTAAAAAATCGACCGGAATTTTTCAGACGCTCCGCGACGCCGCGCTCATTCAGCAGACCGGCGGCGGAAACGGATTTTCATTTTCGCGCCTCCGTCCGAAGGGCATGATCGTTCGGTCGTCCGCCGGAAAAGCGACCGGTCCGGTCGGCTTTTTACGCGTGTATGACCATGCGTTCAACGAGGTCGCGCAGGGGGGATCCCGCCGCGGCGCCA includes:
- a CDS encoding transcriptional regulator NrdR, producing MICPFCGAEKTRVIDTGEKCDGTVVQRRRQCVSCKKRFNTYERSSLGMPMVIKEDGSRQTFSRDKLARGIRIACAKRPVPAGRIDALVDEIERDLQNSTRREINSRTIGDKVIAGLKTIDPIAYIRYAIVYFKLDDLSAIRAEIDRLTSEGL